Proteins encoded within one genomic window of Haematobia irritans isolate KBUSLIRL chromosome 5, ASM5000362v1, whole genome shotgun sequence:
- the LOC142238779 gene encoding uncharacterized protein LOC142238779, whose protein sequence is MFQIRKPRKMNKRKLDVICSPGTYKRISFDEEYQQNVVDEIAGDSFEEVVFTQSEDDFLYPHQEFHVENEVITCTNDDEGAGKSVWIEPAVKFLISKVKELRPKVGKSASLKNKKQMWIKISEELCSLGYNFNSQQVETKYFSLERKYKRTQLYNSKTGRNRQTCPYQSELDDLLQEKSL, encoded by the exons atgtttcaaataCGTAAACCaagaaaaatgaataaaagaaaattggacGTAATTTGCTCACCGGGAACATACAAAAGAATTTCTTTCG ATGAGGAATACCAGCAAAATGTGGTGGACGAAATTGCTGGTGATAGTTTTGAGGAAGTAGTTTTCACCCAGAGTGAAGATGACTTTCTTTACCCCCACCAAGAGTTCCACGTTGAAAATGAAGTCATCACTTGCACCAACGACGATGAAGGAGCCGGGAAGTCCGTGTGGATTGAGccagcagtaaaatttttgatatccaAAGTGAAAGAATTACGGCCAAAAGTGGGAAAATCGGccagcctaaaaaataaaaaacaaatgtggATAAAGATTTCAGAAGAATTGTGTTCACTTGGATACAATTTCAATTCTCAACAAGTGGAAACCAAGTATTTCAGTTTGGAACGGAAATACAAACGCACACAACTTTACAACTCTAAGACTGGTCGGAATAGGCAGACGTGCCCTTATCaaag CGAATTGGACGATCTTTTGCAGGAAAAAAGTCTATAA